From one Lentisphaerota bacterium genomic stretch:
- a CDS encoding glycogen/starch/alpha-glucan phosphorylase, with product MHDRRVAMTTEGLREDFAWHLRYTLSKDQGLATDRDCYTALANAVRDRLVERWIATQRIYHEQNVKRVYYLSLEFLIGRLLSNNVINLRMEESCREALEEVGLDWTTLRDYEADAGLGNGGLGRLAACFLDSMSTMQIPSMGYGLRYDYGIFTQRIISGAQVEEPDHWLKNGYPWEVARPEYAQSVLFEGAVETVRSDGRMEWRWINAKPVIGVPFDLPIVGYGGKVVNTLRLWSARADDAFNFDDFNRGSYVEAVENKVLAENITKVLYPNDNVLEGKELRLRQQYFFVSCSVQDMLRRFQNAHDDWVALPDKVFIQLNETHPALVIPELMRLLIDREHLDWDFAWNLACRCVGYTNHTILPEALEKWSVPLMQRLLPRHMQIIYEINGRFVRHVAGRWPGDVDRLQRMSIIDDVGEKHVRMANLAIIGASTVNGVAKLHSEIIRKKLFADFADLWPEKFQNKTNGITQRRWLLQANPGLADLITSRIGSGWITDLFQLRKLEPLTQDRAFLKAFRATKQANKEALAAHILATVGVTVDPESLFDVQVKRLHEYKRQLLLVLYIIVLFDRMIRDPDLDVHPRTFIFSAKAAPGYYIAKLIIRLIHGVAEVVNTHPLISQKIKVVFLPDYRVSLAEKIIPAANVSEQISLAGTEASGTGNMKLMLNGALTVGTLDGANVEICEAAGEENIFIFGLRAEEVTAKRPAYRSRDVCERDPEIRRAIHLIQQNVFCVLSPGLFDPIIQTLLDYNDYYMLLADLRAYIDTQTAVDALYRKPLEWDRKALLNVARSGVFSSDRTIREYADEIWHVKACDVE from the coding sequence ATGCACGACCGCCGTGTGGCGATGACGACCGAAGGGCTGCGGGAGGATTTCGCGTGGCATCTGCGGTACACGCTCTCGAAGGACCAGGGGCTGGCCACGGATCGTGACTGTTATACCGCATTGGCCAATGCGGTGCGCGACCGTCTGGTGGAACGGTGGATCGCCACGCAACGAATCTATCATGAGCAGAATGTCAAGCGCGTGTACTACCTCTCCCTGGAGTTTCTGATCGGGCGGTTGCTGAGCAACAACGTGATCAACTTGCGGATGGAGGAATCCTGCCGCGAGGCGCTGGAGGAGGTCGGTCTGGATTGGACCACGCTGCGCGACTACGAGGCCGACGCCGGGCTGGGCAATGGTGGCTTGGGCCGCCTGGCCGCGTGTTTCCTCGACTCGATGTCGACGATGCAGATTCCCAGCATGGGATACGGGCTCCGTTACGATTACGGCATTTTCACCCAGCGCATTATCAGCGGCGCACAGGTCGAGGAACCAGACCACTGGCTCAAAAACGGCTATCCGTGGGAGGTGGCACGGCCCGAATACGCGCAATCGGTCCTGTTTGAAGGCGCGGTCGAGACGGTCCGAAGTGACGGCCGCATGGAATGGCGCTGGATCAACGCGAAGCCGGTGATCGGAGTGCCGTTCGACCTGCCGATCGTCGGTTATGGGGGCAAGGTGGTGAACACCCTCCGCCTGTGGTCGGCGCGGGCCGACGATGCGTTCAACTTCGATGATTTCAACCGGGGATCTTATGTTGAGGCGGTCGAGAACAAGGTGCTGGCCGAGAACATCACCAAGGTGCTGTATCCGAATGACAATGTTCTCGAAGGCAAGGAACTGCGGCTGCGCCAGCAGTATTTCTTCGTCTCGTGCTCGGTTCAGGACATGCTGCGGCGGTTTCAGAACGCGCATGACGATTGGGTCGCCCTGCCCGACAAGGTCTTCATCCAGCTCAACGAGACCCATCCGGCGCTGGTCATTCCCGAGTTGATGCGCCTGCTGATCGACCGGGAGCATCTGGACTGGGATTTCGCCTGGAATCTGGCCTGCCGCTGCGTGGGCTACACCAATCACACGATCCTCCCGGAGGCTTTGGAGAAGTGGAGCGTGCCGCTCATGCAGCGGCTGCTGCCCCGGCACATGCAGATCATTTACGAGATCAACGGCCGTTTTGTGCGTCACGTCGCGGGGCGATGGCCGGGCGATGTGGACCGCCTGCAACGGATGAGCATAATCGACGATGTGGGGGAGAAGCATGTGCGGATGGCCAATCTGGCGATCATCGGCGCGTCAACGGTCAACGGCGTGGCCAAGCTGCATTCCGAAATTATCCGCAAAAAGCTGTTCGCCGATTTTGCGGATTTGTGGCCCGAGAAGTTTCAGAACAAAACCAATGGCATCACGCAGCGGCGCTGGCTGCTCCAGGCCAACCCCGGCCTGGCGGACTTGATCACCAGCCGGATCGGGTCGGGATGGATCACCGACCTCTTCCAACTCCGCAAGCTCGAGCCGCTGACGCAGGACCGGGCGTTTCTGAAGGCGTTCCGGGCGACGAAACAGGCCAATAAGGAGGCGCTGGCCGCGCATATCCTCGCAACCGTCGGCGTGACGGTTGACCCCGAGTCGCTGTTTGATGTCCAGGTGAAACGGCTGCACGAATACAAACGCCAGTTGCTGCTGGTGTTGTACATCATCGTCTTGTTTGACCGGATGATCCGTGACCCCGATCTCGACGTGCATCCGCGGACGTTCATCTTCTCCGCCAAGGCCGCTCCAGGCTATTACATCGCAAAACTGATTATTCGGCTGATACACGGTGTCGCCGAAGTGGTCAACACCCACCCCCTGATCAGCCAGAAAATCAAGGTCGTCTTCCTGCCCGACTACCGCGTATCGCTGGCAGAGAAGATCATCCCAGCCGCAAACGTCAGTGAACAGATTTCGCTCGCGGGGACGGAAGCGTCGGGGACGGGCAACATGAAGTTGATGCTCAACGGGGCGCTGACGGTCGGCACGCTGGACGGCGCAAATGTTGAGATTTGCGAGGCCGCAGGCGAAGAAAACATCTTCATCTTCGGCCTGCGCGCCGAGGAGGTTACGGCAAAACGCCCCGCCTACCGGTCGCGGGATGTGTGCGAGCGTGATCCTGAAATCCGCCGGGCGATCCATTTGATCCAGCAAAACGTGTTTTGCGTTCTGTCGCCCGGTTTGTTTGATCCGATCATCCAAACCCTGCTCGATTACAACGATTATTACATGCTGCTGGCCGATCTGCGGGCCTATATCGATACCCAGACTGCGGTGGACGCGCTGTACCGCAAGCCGTTGGAATGGGATCGCAAGGCGTTGCTCAACGTGGCCCGTTCGGGGGTGTTCTCCTCCGACCGGACGATCCGGGAATATGCGGACGAGATCTGGCATGTGAAGGCCTGCGATGTCGAATGA